In Stegostoma tigrinum isolate sSteTig4 chromosome 12, sSteTig4.hap1, whole genome shotgun sequence, the following proteins share a genomic window:
- the n6amt1 gene encoding methyltransferase N6AMT1 isoform X1, which translates to MCFPVWRKMFSTPFSPHVGRGEYADVYDPAEDTFLLMDALEKDIKEIKQLCPRICLEVGAGSGIVSVFLASIVGPTSFYLCTDINPLAAVCSVESARCNGVNIQPIITDLVTGLLPRLQNQVDVLMFNPPYVVTPSEEVGSHGIEASWAGGKRGREVMDRLFPQVSALLSSQGLFYLVTIEENDPEEIIQSLKHSSLKGTVLISRQAGREHLSVLKFWKN; encoded by the exons agaaaaatgttttcaacaCCTTTCAGTCCCCATGTTGGCCGTGGAGAATATGCTGATGTGTATGATCCAGCAGAAGATACCTTCTTATTAATGGATGCTTTGGAAAAAGATATAAAGGAGATAAAGCAACTCTG TCCCAGGATCTGCCTCGAGGTTGGTGCAGGATCTGGCATTGTCTCTGTATTCCTAGCTTCTATTGTTGGACCTACCTCGTTTTATCT ATGTACAGATATTAACCCTTTGGCTGCTGTTTGCTCAGTGGAAAGTGCAAGATGTAATGGAGTGAACATCCAACCAATCATTACTGACTTG GTGACAGGATTATTGCCACGGCTGCAAAATCAAGTTGATGTGTTAATGTTTAACCCACCTTACGTGGTGACTCCATCAGAAGAA GTAGGTAGTCATGGCATTGAGGCATCTTGGGCTGGTGGCAAAAGAGGTCGTGAAGTCATGGATAGGCTCTTTCCTCAGGTCTCAGCCCTCTTGTCAAGCCAGGGATTATTTTATCTGGTTACAATTGAGGAAAATGACCCAG AGGAGATAATACAGTCACTGAAGCATTCTAGTTTGAAAGGGACGGTGCTTATCTCGAGGCAAGCTGGCAGAGAACATCTTTCAGTTCTCAAATTTTGGAAGAATTGA
- the n6amt1 gene encoding methyltransferase N6AMT1 isoform X3 translates to MCFPVWRKMFSTPFSPHVGRGEYADVYDPAEDTFLLMDALEKDIKEIKQLCPRICLEVGAGSGIVSVFLASIVGPTSFYLCTDINPLAAVCSVESARCNGVNIQPIITDLVTGLLPRLQNQVDVLMFNPPYVVTPSEEVVMALRHLGLVAKEVVKSWIGSFLRSQPSCQARDYFIWLQLRKMTQRR, encoded by the exons agaaaaatgttttcaacaCCTTTCAGTCCCCATGTTGGCCGTGGAGAATATGCTGATGTGTATGATCCAGCAGAAGATACCTTCTTATTAATGGATGCTTTGGAAAAAGATATAAAGGAGATAAAGCAACTCTG TCCCAGGATCTGCCTCGAGGTTGGTGCAGGATCTGGCATTGTCTCTGTATTCCTAGCTTCTATTGTTGGACCTACCTCGTTTTATCT ATGTACAGATATTAACCCTTTGGCTGCTGTTTGCTCAGTGGAAAGTGCAAGATGTAATGGAGTGAACATCCAACCAATCATTACTGACTTG GTGACAGGATTATTGCCACGGCTGCAAAATCAAGTTGATGTGTTAATGTTTAACCCACCTTACGTGGTGACTCCATCAGAAGAA GTAGTCATGGCATTGAGGCATCTTGGGCTGGTGGCAAAAGAGGTCGTGAAGTCATGGATAGGCTCTTTCCTCAGGTCTCAGCCCTCTTGTCAAGCCAGGGATTATTTTATCTGGTTACAATTGAGGAAAATGACCCAG AGGAGATAA
- the n6amt1 gene encoding methyltransferase N6AMT1 isoform X2, translating into MFSTPFSPHVGRGEYADVYDPAEDTFLLMDALEKDIKEIKQLCPRICLEVGAGSGIVSVFLASIVGPTSFYLCTDINPLAAVCSVESARCNGVNIQPIITDLVTGLLPRLQNQVDVLMFNPPYVVTPSEEVGSHGIEASWAGGKRGREVMDRLFPQVSALLSSQGLFYLVTIEENDPEEIIQSLKHSSLKGTVLISRQAGREHLSVLKFWKN; encoded by the exons atgttttcaacaCCTTTCAGTCCCCATGTTGGCCGTGGAGAATATGCTGATGTGTATGATCCAGCAGAAGATACCTTCTTATTAATGGATGCTTTGGAAAAAGATATAAAGGAGATAAAGCAACTCTG TCCCAGGATCTGCCTCGAGGTTGGTGCAGGATCTGGCATTGTCTCTGTATTCCTAGCTTCTATTGTTGGACCTACCTCGTTTTATCT ATGTACAGATATTAACCCTTTGGCTGCTGTTTGCTCAGTGGAAAGTGCAAGATGTAATGGAGTGAACATCCAACCAATCATTACTGACTTG GTGACAGGATTATTGCCACGGCTGCAAAATCAAGTTGATGTGTTAATGTTTAACCCACCTTACGTGGTGACTCCATCAGAAGAA GTAGGTAGTCATGGCATTGAGGCATCTTGGGCTGGTGGCAAAAGAGGTCGTGAAGTCATGGATAGGCTCTTTCCTCAGGTCTCAGCCCTCTTGTCAAGCCAGGGATTATTTTATCTGGTTACAATTGAGGAAAATGACCCAG AGGAGATAATACAGTCACTGAAGCATTCTAGTTTGAAAGGGACGGTGCTTATCTCGAGGCAAGCTGGCAGAGAACATCTTTCAGTTCTCAAATTTTGGAAGAATTGA